TTAAGTGATGGATTCGGAAAGTCTGAGGCACAACATGATCGACGGAGGTGCACTCATTGCATGCCTTATTTCACGCAAACGGCGTTGACTACAGTATTATCGCTATCTATTTTGTGTTCGTAATTGGCGTAGGGTTCATTCTGAAGAACCGCGTCCGAACAGGGGAGGATTTCTTTCTATCCGGTCGTTCGATTCCCGGGTGGATTACCGGTTTAGCCTTCCTGTCCGCGAATCTGGGTGCCCTTGAAATCATGGGTATGACCGCGAGCGGTGCTGAGTACGGGTGGATGACCACGCACTTTTACTGGATTGGCGCAATTCCGGCTATGTTGTTTCTCGGCCTCTATATGATGCCTTTCTACTATGTTTCAAAAGTTCGATCCGTTCCGGAATACCTAAAACTTCGCTTTAATGAAGCAACTCGCGGTGTCAATGCCGTTTCGTTTGCCGTGATGACAGTTCTCACATCCGGTATCAGCCTGTATTCTATGGCGTTGATCTTTCAAGTCCTCATTGGTTGGTCACTCACCATAAGTATCCTGGTATCAGCGGTTGTCGTACTGGTGTACGTGACGCTGGGTGGGCTAACCTCTTCCATTTATAATGAGGTTGTGCAGTTCTTCTTAATTTGGGCTGGCCTGTTGCCGATTCCGCTCATCGGCATGCATCAACTCGGTGGGTGGAACGGAATGATGAATCGCCTCCCAGCAGGTTTTGGACATCTCTGGTCCAATCTGGGTAGCCCTTCGAACAACCCTATGGGCATTGGCTGGCTTGGTGTTGTTCTTGGGTTAGGATTCGTTTTGTCGTTTGGTTACTGGACGACTGACTTTCTTGTCGTTCAACGCACACTCGCTGCACGCAATCTTCGTGCGGCACAGAACACGCCGATTTACGCAGCGTTTTTCAAGATGATCGTGCCCATTCTCGTGATCATTCCGGGTCTTATCGCACTTGCTGTTTTCCCGAAAATCGGACATACATCTGGAATGAGCTATAACTTGGCGTTACCGCTTTTGATTTCGAAGTAT
This is a stretch of genomic DNA from Alicyclobacillus dauci. It encodes these proteins:
- a CDS encoding sodium:solute symporter family protein translates to MHSLHALFHANGVDYSIIAIYFVFVIGVGFILKNRVRTGEDFFLSGRSIPGWITGLAFLSANLGALEIMGMTASGAEYGWMTTHFYWIGAIPAMLFLGLYMMPFYYVSKVRSVPEYLKLRFNEATRGVNAVSFAVMTVLTSGISLYSMALIFQVLIGWSLTISILVSAVVVLVYVTLGGLTSSIYNEVVQFFLIWAGLLPIPLIGMHQLGGWNGMMNRLPAGFGHLWSNLGSPSNNPMGIGWLGVVLGLGFVLSFGYWTTDFLVVQRTLAARNLRAAQNTPIYAAFFKMIVPILVIIPGLIALAVFPKIGHTSGMSYNLALPLLISKYYPPGMMGLGLTAMLASFMSGMAGNITAFTTVWTYDIYQAYMHKDASDKHYISMGRWAVLGGVVISIGTAYFAAGFPSVMDYMQTLFSFFNAPLFGTFLLGMFWKRTTAWGGFWGLISGIVGAFLLYYLVPAHVFSSPDAGNFWRAWWAWVITVVITVLVSLITKRKSEEELKGIVFGLSNRPNYTGFPWYKRPGYLAAIAFIILVVLNIIFW